One window of the Granulicella arctica genome contains the following:
- the typA gene encoding translational GTPase TypA, with protein sequence MSTQTTAQAIRNIAIIAHVDHGKTTLVDAMLRQSGTFRSNEAVAERVMDSNDLEKERGITILAKNTAIQYHDSKINIVDTPGHADFGGEVERALKMVDGVVLLVDASEGPLPQTRYVLSKALEAKLTPIIVINKIDRPDARCQEVLNEVYDLFIDLDADESILDFPVIYTNGKAGTATMDLAVPGTDLQPLFELIFKTIPAAPGTPDGDLQVLVTNLDYSDYLGRLAIARVFNGTLKIGQEINLAKIDGTMLPVKITKLFTFHGLKREDITETEVGDIVAIAGIPGITIGESFCALIDPKPLPPIKIDEPTIAIVFSVNNGPFAGREGKLVTSRNIKERLEKELLTNVSIRVEDTGTPDNFKVLGRGELQLSVLIEMMRREGFEMMVSRPTIVTKRVDGALMEPSEILSIDVPENFVGTVIERLGPRKGEMVKMANHGSGRVRMEFKVPSRGLIGLRNEMLTETRGTIVMNSIAGEYLPYQGEIPQRPSGALISDRQGTTTTYALDGVQERGTLFIGDGIEVYEGMLVGEHSRDNDLDVNAVREKKLTNMRASGSDDAIRLVPFKILTLEQSIEFIADDELVEVTPKSLRMRKKVLQANRRPKGTRGGSTLE encoded by the coding sequence GTGAGTACCCAGACGACCGCCCAAGCTATCCGCAACATCGCCATCATCGCCCACGTTGACCACGGCAAAACGACCCTCGTCGACGCCATGCTCCGCCAGTCCGGCACCTTCCGCTCGAACGAAGCTGTGGCCGAGCGCGTGATGGACTCGAACGACCTCGAAAAAGAGCGCGGCATCACCATTCTCGCCAAGAACACGGCGATTCAGTACCACGACTCCAAGATCAACATCGTCGACACCCCGGGCCACGCCGACTTCGGCGGCGAAGTAGAGCGCGCTCTCAAGATGGTCGACGGTGTAGTCCTCCTCGTCGACGCATCCGAAGGTCCCCTGCCCCAGACCCGCTACGTCCTCTCAAAGGCCCTCGAAGCCAAGCTCACCCCGATCATCGTCATCAACAAGATTGATCGCCCCGACGCCCGCTGCCAGGAGGTCCTGAACGAGGTCTATGACCTGTTCATCGATCTCGACGCCGACGAGTCCATCCTGGACTTCCCGGTCATCTACACCAACGGCAAAGCTGGCACCGCCACCATGGACCTCGCCGTCCCCGGCACCGACCTCCAGCCCCTCTTCGAGCTGATCTTCAAGACCATCCCCGCTGCCCCCGGTACCCCCGACGGTGACCTCCAGGTCCTCGTTACCAACCTCGATTACTCCGACTACCTTGGTCGCCTCGCCATCGCCCGCGTCTTCAATGGCACGCTCAAGATCGGCCAGGAAATCAACCTCGCCAAGATCGACGGCACCATGCTGCCCGTCAAGATCACGAAGCTCTTCACCTTCCATGGCCTTAAGCGCGAAGACATCACCGAGACCGAGGTCGGGGACATTGTCGCCATCGCAGGCATCCCCGGCATCACCATCGGCGAGAGCTTCTGCGCTCTCATCGACCCCAAGCCGCTGCCCCCGATCAAGATTGACGAGCCCACCATCGCCATCGTCTTCTCGGTCAACAATGGCCCCTTCGCCGGCCGCGAAGGCAAGCTCGTCACCTCCCGCAACATCAAGGAGCGTCTCGAAAAGGAGCTGCTCACCAACGTCTCGATTCGCGTCGAAGACACCGGCACCCCGGATAACTTCAAGGTCCTCGGTCGTGGCGAACTCCAGCTCTCCGTGCTCATCGAAATGATGCGCCGCGAAGGCTTCGAGATGATGGTCTCCCGCCCAACCATCGTCACCAAGCGCGTCGACGGAGCTCTCATGGAGCCCTCCGAAATCCTCAGCATCGACGTCCCCGAGAACTTCGTCGGTACCGTCATCGAGCGCCTGGGACCAAGAAAAGGCGAAATGGTCAAGATGGCGAATCACGGCTCAGGCCGCGTCCGCATGGAGTTCAAAGTCCCGTCGCGCGGCCTCATCGGTCTCCGCAACGAGATGCTCACCGAGACCCGCGGCACCATCGTCATGAACTCGATTGCCGGTGAATACCTCCCGTACCAGGGCGAGATTCCCCAGCGTCCCTCCGGCGCCCTTATCTCCGATCGCCAGGGCACCACGACAACCTACGCGCTTGACGGCGTGCAGGAGCGCGGCACCCTCTTTATCGGCGATGGCATTGAGGTGTATGAAGGCATGCTCGTTGGCGAGCACTCCCGCGACAACGACCTCGACGTCAACGCCGTCCGCGAGAAGAAACTCACCAACATGCGCGCCTCAGGTTCGGACGACGCCATTCGCCTCGTTCCCTTCAAGATTCTCACCCTCGAACAGTCCATCGAGTTCATCGCCGACGACGAACTCGTCGAGGTGACCCCGAAGTCGCTCCGCATGCGCAAGAAGGTCCTCCAGGCAAACCGTCGCCCCAAGGGCACACGTGGCGGCTCCACCCTCGAGTAA
- a CDS encoding tetratricopeptide repeat protein encodes MLGYSRSRRPSWLLVFLVVPAVISQAQSPDPAPKKQLPADQRAFKAARATVDPEARLAAMRAFVKDYPKSESEGRVEGMILTVLIENFPERTAEIEAQAKLQVKKGGTGNALERQEAYIAFQLAEGGKAGVALPLAEKLAREAVQSLSEPVFDKEMVADYVKYKIPAPKPAELHTQFANARADALAVLADVYLREGKQNEAAPLITEAYGLDPLVDDVNSQRGRLAVLQHDDALALNSFERAQLLGALKPADHETMMELYRKSHGSDADFMAAMDERYAQLFPATFTPAKPKAVANGHTVLLELFTGSACEPCVGGDLAVEGLLKAYPRSEIVALAFDQHIPDPDPLTNPDSVARANLYDVTHTPSYVIDGKPQALYGGNREGSKELYDGLAKAIDEDAVTATGVQLKLSATEASEGLVQAHAVVTLPSLADLRASLTAKPVASAPATGDKTAKLATPAAPVAVTTVEPHLIVNFALVEDDIRYSGENGIRFHRMVVRSLAKPADSGFSVDPAASASLDASFDPAAISKALTVYLDGYEEKNDRFGKVKFLTKDMTMQPDHLMIAAWVQDAVTHQVLQTALIPVSGSTMKEGE; translated from the coding sequence ATGCTTGGTTACAGTCGCTCTCGCAGGCCGTCCTGGTTACTCGTTTTCCTAGTCGTTCCTGCCGTCATCTCCCAGGCGCAATCCCCCGATCCGGCTCCGAAGAAGCAGCTTCCTGCGGACCAGCGTGCCTTCAAGGCAGCGCGTGCGACTGTCGATCCGGAGGCGCGGCTCGCGGCGATGCGCGCGTTTGTGAAGGACTACCCAAAGAGCGAGAGTGAAGGCCGTGTCGAGGGCATGATCCTGACGGTGCTGATCGAAAACTTTCCGGAGCGCACGGCGGAGATCGAAGCTCAGGCGAAGCTGCAGGTAAAAAAGGGCGGAACAGGCAACGCGCTCGAGAGACAGGAAGCATATATCGCTTTTCAACTAGCCGAGGGCGGCAAAGCTGGAGTTGCGCTGCCGCTCGCGGAGAAGCTTGCAAGAGAGGCTGTGCAGAGCCTGTCCGAACCAGTCTTTGACAAAGAAATGGTTGCGGATTACGTCAAGTACAAGATTCCCGCGCCGAAGCCAGCAGAGTTGCATACGCAGTTCGCCAACGCCCGCGCAGATGCGCTTGCCGTACTGGCCGATGTTTATCTGCGGGAGGGCAAGCAGAACGAGGCGGCCCCACTCATCACGGAGGCCTATGGGCTCGATCCGCTGGTGGACGATGTGAATTCGCAGCGAGGGCGACTGGCGGTGCTTCAGCATGATGATGCGCTTGCACTGAACTCCTTTGAGCGAGCGCAGTTGCTTGGAGCGCTGAAGCCAGCAGACCATGAAACGATGATGGAGCTTTATCGCAAGAGCCACGGCAGCGATGCGGACTTTATGGCGGCGATGGATGAGCGGTATGCACAGCTTTTCCCGGCGACCTTTACGCCAGCCAAGCCGAAGGCCGTTGCGAACGGACATACCGTCCTGCTGGAGTTGTTTACCGGTTCAGCCTGTGAGCCCTGCGTTGGGGGCGATCTGGCGGTCGAGGGGCTTCTCAAGGCGTATCCCCGCAGTGAAATCGTGGCACTGGCGTTCGATCAGCACATACCCGATCCTGACCCGCTTACCAATCCTGACTCGGTGGCGCGGGCGAACCTCTACGACGTGACCCACACGCCGAGCTATGTGATCGACGGTAAGCCGCAGGCGCTCTATGGAGGAAATCGCGAAGGTAGTAAGGAACTTTATGACGGTCTGGCGAAGGCGATTGATGAGGACGCAGTAACTGCTACGGGAGTGCAGTTGAAGCTCTCGGCTACGGAGGCTTCTGAAGGACTGGTTCAGGCGCATGCAGTGGTGACGTTGCCCAGTCTGGCGGACCTTCGCGCTTCGTTGACGGCGAAGCCTGTCGCCTCTGCGCCTGCCACCGGTGACAAGACGGCGAAGCTCGCGACCCCGGCAGCGCCCGTGGCTGTGACGACGGTTGAGCCTCACCTGATTGTGAATTTTGCGTTGGTCGAGGATGACATCCGCTATAGCGGTGAGAACGGGATTCGGTTCCATCGGATGGTTGTGCGGAGCCTGGCGAAGCCGGCGGATTCGGGGTTTTCGGTTGATCCGGCCGCAAGCGCGAGTCTCGATGCGTCGTTTGATCCTGCAGCTATCAGTAAGGCGCTGACGGTGTACCTCGATGGCTACGAAGAGAAGAACGATCGCTTCGGCAAGGTAAAGTTTCTGACGAAGGATATGACGATGCAGCCGGACCACCTGATGATTGCGGCGTGGGTGCAGGACGCGGTGACGCACCAGGTTCTGCAGACGGCGTTGATCCCTGTGAGCGGCAGCACGATGAAGGAAGGCGAGTGA
- a CDS encoding heme-binding domain-containing protein — MKWVLKLAALAFVVFVVLQFVRPTLKNPPVTAEIQAPVAVKAILRKDCYSCHSNETKLPWFDQVVPAYWLVAHDVKTARMHLNFSEIGKLPPEAQRAMLFEAVNQVQLGAMPLPSYRHVHPESTVTPEELVVLRTYLDPFGAAPKQDAALTAASDAQFHAWTSASTPTMGVHPALNGLAFFPDYKNWKEISTTDRGDNHTMRVITGNDIAIKAIEEKKVQPWPDGAAFAKIAWDKVADENGVVHAGSFKQVEFMVKDKAKYASTAGWGWGRWKGMDLKPYGKDEKFAGECVSCHKPVADNDYVYTKPVARDGQVSR, encoded by the coding sequence ATGAAATGGGTTTTGAAGCTGGCGGCGTTAGCCTTCGTCGTCTTTGTTGTTCTACAGTTTGTTCGTCCGACCTTGAAGAACCCTCCGGTTACGGCGGAGATCCAGGCGCCGGTTGCGGTGAAGGCAATCCTCAGGAAGGACTGCTATAGCTGCCACTCGAATGAGACAAAGCTGCCGTGGTTCGACCAGGTGGTTCCGGCGTACTGGCTGGTGGCGCACGACGTGAAGACGGCGCGGATGCACCTCAATTTCTCGGAGATCGGGAAGCTGCCGCCCGAGGCGCAGCGGGCGATGCTGTTCGAAGCGGTGAACCAGGTGCAACTTGGAGCGATGCCGCTGCCGAGCTATCGGCATGTGCATCCCGAGTCGACGGTGACGCCGGAGGAGTTGGTAGTGCTACGGACATATCTCGATCCGTTTGGTGCTGCACCGAAGCAGGATGCGGCGCTTACGGCTGCGAGTGATGCACAGTTTCACGCGTGGACGAGCGCGAGCACGCCGACGATGGGCGTGCATCCTGCGCTGAATGGGTTGGCGTTCTTTCCGGACTATAAGAACTGGAAAGAGATCAGCACGACGGATCGCGGGGACAACCACACGATGCGGGTGATCACAGGGAATGACATTGCAATCAAGGCGATCGAGGAGAAGAAGGTGCAGCCGTGGCCGGATGGTGCAGCGTTCGCCAAGATAGCGTGGGACAAGGTTGCGGATGAGAACGGCGTGGTGCATGCCGGGTCGTTCAAGCAGGTTGAGTTCATGGTGAAGGACAAAGCGAAGTATGCCTCAACTGCTGGCTGGGGCTGGGGACGATGGAAGGGTATGGACCTGAAGCCGTATGGCAAGGATGAGAAATTTGCGGGCGAGTGCGTAAGCTGCCACAAGCCGGTCGCGGACAACGACTACGTGTACACGAAGCCTGTGGCGCGGGATGGGCAGGTGTCACGATGA
- a CDS encoding cytochrome P460 family protein, producing the protein MTSFGVLLLSCAVGCTHKPASSELFNETAVIPSGAPIQPLQWRVISSSIDAPHQTMSTLFGNDAAIDSARTAGHTAYPAGAVLAMVTWNQREDEHWFGGRIPKEFQSMEIVRVTAGADGKAVATYEELQGPSLQRVSAAGDARMDYILGQRASVMP; encoded by the coding sequence GTGACGAGTTTTGGAGTGTTGCTGCTTAGCTGCGCTGTGGGATGTACGCACAAGCCAGCGAGTTCAGAGCTGTTCAACGAGACGGCGGTGATTCCGAGTGGAGCGCCGATTCAGCCGCTGCAGTGGCGGGTCATCTCTTCGAGCATCGATGCGCCACATCAGACGATGTCGACGCTCTTTGGGAACGATGCGGCTATCGATAGCGCGCGGACTGCGGGGCATACTGCGTATCCTGCGGGCGCTGTGCTGGCGATGGTGACGTGGAACCAGCGGGAGGATGAGCACTGGTTTGGCGGGCGGATTCCGAAGGAGTTCCAGTCGATGGAGATTGTGCGGGTAACTGCGGGAGCGGACGGGAAGGCCGTTGCGACGTATGAGGAGTTGCAGGGGCCTTCGCTGCAGAGGGTGTCTGCGGCAGGGGATGCGCGGATGGACTACATCCTTGGACAGCGGGCTTCGGTGATGCCGTAG
- a CDS encoding lipocalin family protein → MVKLVLRVAGAGVMAVGLLLPFACAAAAETVTALPKLDTTRAMGAWYEIARIPRNPEKKCTSDAMVLYAPGDKPNRFSMVTSCQIKAGSSDAWNATITLDKTGDGKLKLSYIWPFSSKYWVLAEDPAGQWTLIGSPNHKTLWVLSRTAAMAPEVLAAVEAKATAQGFDTNKLVLVPQRHGADAPIISGGN, encoded by the coding sequence ATGGTGAAGTTGGTGTTGCGAGTGGCGGGTGCCGGTGTGATGGCGGTGGGGTTGCTGCTTCCTTTCGCTTGTGCGGCGGCTGCCGAGACGGTTACGGCCCTGCCTAAGCTGGACACCACGCGGGCGATGGGAGCCTGGTACGAGATAGCGCGCATTCCGCGTAACCCGGAGAAGAAGTGCACGAGTGATGCGATGGTGCTGTATGCTCCGGGTGACAAGCCGAACCGCTTCTCCATGGTAACTTCGTGCCAGATCAAGGCGGGCAGTTCGGACGCATGGAACGCGACGATTACGCTGGACAAGACCGGCGACGGAAAGCTTAAGCTGAGCTACATCTGGCCGTTTTCGTCGAAGTACTGGGTGCTTGCCGAGGACCCGGCAGGGCAATGGACGTTGATTGGCAGTCCGAACCACAAGACGCTGTGGGTGCTGTCGCGAACGGCAGCAATGGCTCCGGAGGTGCTTGCGGCGGTTGAGGCAAAGGCTACGGCGCAGGGCTTCGACACGAATAAGTTGGTGCTGGTGCCGCAGCGACATGGCGCAGACGCTCCAATCATCAGCGGAGGCAATTGA
- a CDS encoding protein-disulfide reductase DsbD N-terminal domain-containing protein → MRTLFVVGGLLVAAAAQASAAPKAPVQWHVKAAPKTVKPGAKFNVTITGVLDPGWHLYALEEPQGGPVATEVALTEGDAADLIRVEEAKPRVLPDPLFQQPTGYFEGSADFTLHLQAAKEASATSGLRILVKYQSCNDRVCLPPHTDTITVPFTIAR, encoded by the coding sequence ATGCGGACGTTGTTCGTTGTGGGAGGGTTGCTTGTGGCTGCGGCAGCACAGGCGAGTGCTGCGCCGAAGGCTCCGGTGCAGTGGCATGTGAAGGCTGCTCCAAAGACGGTGAAGCCGGGGGCGAAGTTCAACGTGACGATCACGGGTGTGCTCGATCCCGGGTGGCATCTTTATGCGCTGGAGGAGCCGCAGGGTGGTCCTGTGGCAACTGAGGTGGCGCTGACGGAGGGTGATGCGGCGGACTTGATCCGTGTAGAAGAGGCGAAGCCGCGCGTGTTGCCGGACCCGTTGTTTCAGCAACCTACGGGATATTTTGAGGGGAGTGCCGACTTTACGCTGCATCTGCAGGCTGCGAAGGAGGCAAGCGCCACGAGTGGCCTGCGGATTCTTGTGAAGTATCAATCGTGCAATGATCGAGTCTGCCTGCCTCCGCATACGGACACGATCACGGTGCCGTTTACGATCGCTCGTTAG
- a CDS encoding superoxide dismutase — protein MAFELPALPYDYAALEPYIDEATMKLHHDKHHQTYVTNLNGAVEKYPDLGKKTPEELVKDLASIPEDVRKVVQNNGGGHVNHTMFWQIMKPGGGGEPTGNIAEQIKADFGDFETFKKTFNETTAKQFGAGWGWLVFADGKLKIETTANQDNPISHGHYPILGNDVWEHAYYLKYQNKRPDYLAAWWNTVNWDEINKRFATAQK, from the coding sequence ATGGCCTTTGAACTTCCCGCACTTCCGTATGACTACGCGGCGCTTGAGCCCTACATCGATGAAGCAACCATGAAGCTTCACCACGACAAGCACCACCAGACCTACGTCACCAACCTGAATGGCGCAGTCGAGAAGTACCCCGACCTCGGCAAGAAGACCCCCGAAGAGCTCGTCAAAGACCTCGCCAGCATCCCTGAGGACGTCCGCAAGGTCGTCCAGAACAACGGCGGCGGCCACGTCAACCACACCATGTTCTGGCAGATCATGAAGCCAGGCGGCGGCGGTGAGCCTACCGGCAACATCGCCGAGCAGATCAAGGCCGACTTCGGTGACTTCGAGACCTTCAAGAAGACCTTTAACGAAACCACTGCCAAGCAGTTCGGCGCAGGTTGGGGTTGGCTCGTCTTCGCAGACGGCAAGCTGAAGATCGAAACCACCGCCAATCAGGACAATCCCATCTCCCATGGCCACTATCCCATCCTCGGCAACGACGTCTGGGAGCACGCCTACTACCTCAAGTATCAGAACAAGCGTCCCGACTACCTCGCAGCCTGGTGGAACACCGTCAACTGGGATGAGATCAACAAGCGCTTCGCCACCGCCCAGAAGTAA